The window TAGAAGAAGCCGCGCGGGAAGTCGATCCGGCCCCGGGTGCCCGTGATCGAGGCGGTCTGCGGGGTGTCCGCGACCAGCGAGCAGCTGAGCAGCGCCGTGGCGCCCGATTCCCAGCCCAGCAGCATGCCGGTGTTCAGATCGACGCCCTCCGGGGAGAGCAGCGCATCGGCCTGGATCCGGTCCGGCTCACCCAGCAGCAGCTGCGCGAACGACACCGGGTACACCCCCAGGTCCAGCAGCGCACCGCCGCCCAGCGCCCGGTCCCGCAGCCGGTGGTCGGGGTCGAACGGGCCCGCGAGCCCGAAGTCGGCCTGCACGGTGCGGATGTCGCCGATGGCACCGTCGGCGATCAGCGCGGTCAGCCGCCTGATGACCGGGTTGCAGTACGTCCACATCGCCTCCATCAGGAAGAGGCCACGGTCCCGGGCGAGCGCCACGAGTTCTTCCGCCTCCCGGGAGTTGAGCGTGAACGCCTTCTCGCACAGCACGTGCTTCCCGGCCTTCAGACAGAGCGCGGTGGCCTCACGGTGCGCGGAGTGCGGGGTGGCCACGTACACCACGTCGACCTCGTCGTCCGCGGCGAGCTCGGCCCAGCTGCCGTACGCCTTGGGTATCCCGAACCGCTCGGCGAACGCCTTGGCCGACGTGTCCGTGCGCGAGGCCACGGCGACCACTTCCGTGCCGGGCACCGCCTGAAGGTCAGCGGTGAAGGTCGCGGCGATGCCACCCGTAGCCAGCACGCCCCAACGCACGGTCCTGCTCATGCCTGCTCCCAAAAAAGGTCTCGACCACTCCGGCTGAGCTGAGAGCATAGAGGGCGGATTCAACTATTTGGAGATGAGAATGCCGGAGAGTGGCGTGAGCCGAGCCCAGCACACCCACATACCGACCGACCGGACCGGCATCCCTGCCGCGACCGGTCCGACCGCCACCGCCGCGGCCCGGCGCACCGGACTCCTCGTCACCCTTGTCCTCGGCGGTCTCACCGCACTTCCGCCGCTCTCCATGGACATGTACCTCCCGGCACTCCCCGCGGTCACCGACGCCCTCCACGCCCCCGCCGCCACCGTCCAGCTCACCCTCACCGCCTGCCTCGGCGGCATGGCGCTCGGCCAGGTCGTCGTCGGCCCGATGAGCGACCGCTGGGGCCGGCGCCGGCCGCTCCTGCTCGGCATGGTCGTCTATGTACTCGCCACCGCGCTCTGCGTCTTCGCGCCCACCACGGAACTCCTCATCGGCTTCCGGCTCCTGCAGGGACTGGCCGGTGCGGCCGGCATCGTCATCGCCCGGGCCGTGGTCCGTGACATGTACGACGGCGTGGAGATGGCCCGGTTCTTCTCCACCCTGATGCTGATCTCCGGCGTCGCACCGGTCGTCGCGCCACTGATCGGCGGACAGGTGCTGCGGTTCACCGACTGGCGGGGCATCTTCGCCGTCCTCACGGTCGTCGGCGTGCTGCTCACCCTGGTCGTCTGGAAGTGGCTGCACGAGACGCTGCCGCCCGAGGAACGGCACACCGGCGGGGTCGGCGACGCGCTGCGCACCATGCGCGGACTCCTCGGCGACCGCACGTTCACCGGCTACATGGTCGCGGGCAGCCTCGCCTTCGCGGCCCTCTTCGCGTACGTGAGCGCCTCGCCGTTCGTCGTGCAGGAGATCTACGGTGCCTCGCCGCAGACCTTCAGCCTGCTCTTCGGCATCAACTCGATCGGCCTGATCACCGTCGGTCAGATCAACGGCAAGGTACTGGTGGGCCGGATCAGCCTGGACAAGGCGCTCGGCTTCGGGCTCGGGGTCATCGTGCTGGCCGCGACCGCGCTGCTGCTGATGACGTCAGGGGCCTTCGGCGACGTCGGTCTGGTGCCGGTCGCCGCCGGGCTCTTCGTACTGATGTCGGCGATGGGGCTGGCGATGCCGAACACCAACGCCCTGGCCCTGATGCGTACCAAGCACGCCGCGGGTTCGGCCTCGGCGCTGCTCGGTACGTCGTCGTTCCTGATCGGGGCGATCGCCTCACCGCTCGTGGGGATCGCGGGGGACGCGACGGCCGTACCCATGGCGGTCGTCCAGCTGGTGTGCGCGGTCGGCGCCATGGCGTGCTTCCTGGGCCTGTGCCGGCCCTGGCAGCGCGGTGGCGCATGGGCTTGAGCACGGATCCCCGGGCCCAGGGGGTGCCCGGCCAGGATCCGCCCGGCGGACCCTAGCGGTCGGCGCGCGGGTAGCCGAGCAGATGCAGCCGGTCCAGCTCGTCCGTCCACCGGAACACGCCGACGCCCTCCGCGGCCTCCGTGGCCGGCAGCCGCACATTCGTGGGCAGCGCCTCCGGCACCCCACTGGTGACCTCGACCTGGACCGGACGGCCGCCGCCGTCCAGCACGTCCGCCGCGTTGCGTCCGGGCGTCGCGCCGTACGCGATGCCCTCGTCCGTCACGGAGACCAGGGTCAGCGGCTTCGAGCCGTCCGTCGCCTCGAGACAGAACCCCTTCTTCGTCTCCAGGTCGAAGGCGAGGTTCCCGGCCACCAGGTACGTCCGCGAGGGCGACATGACGGCCTGCGGATACTGGCCAGGCTTGATCGCCACCTTGTGGCACTCCACCGTGGCCACCGGCTTCCCCGTCTCCGCGTCGTGCACCGCCCACAGGTCATGGGTCGTCGCCCGCTTCTGGCCCTTTGCGAGGTGCCACTTCGCCAGCACCCAGCCGGGGGCCACCGTGGTCGGGATCCCGCTGGAACGGTCGGTGCCCTTCGGGGCGACGTTCCGGCTGAACCAGCCGCCCTGCACCCAGAACTCCCGTGCCCCGCTGACCAGCAGGCCCTTCGTGGTCAGTCCGAACACCTCGGTGAGCTGCCTGCAGGACGGGCAGCCCTTCGGGTACTTCAGCGCCGTGGGGGCGATCTTCGTGATCCGGCCGCTCGCCGGATCGACCAGCACGCTGTTGGTGCGGCCGTCACTGATCAGGATGCCGGGTCCGCTGGTGTCGACGGTGGGTGCGGAGTTCCACGGCACCTCGATGCGCTGCCGGGAGCCGTCCGTCGCGTTGTACACATCGAGGGAGACGATCGTGTCGGCCGGGGTCAGCGCGTTCACACCGACCTTCCCGTACGCCCACGTGACGAAGTACTCCACGTCGTCCTTGGTGACCAGGAGCAGCTTAGGGAAGTGCTTCGAGGCCGGCGGCCGCCAGTTCGCGCCCTTCCAGCCGGCCTTCCCGGTCTCCGAGTCGATGGTCTCCAGCCGGTACTGGGTGTCGGAGACCCGCAGCAGATAGGCGAGGCGTCCCGTCGTCCGGGAGATCGCGTAGTCGGGTGAGGTGTTGATGAGCTCCCAGCCGCGCCGGGTCGTGTACGCGGGCGGAACGGTGAGCTGTGTCGCCGGGCCCGCACCCGTCCGGACCGGCTTCTTCGGCCCGCCGTCGCCCTTGCCCCCCTCGCCCTTCTTCCCGTTCCCCCCGGCACCGCAGGTGGCCAGCAGAAGCAGCAGGGCAAGCACCAGCACCCCGGCGACCAGAGTCAGGCGCACGATCTTCTGTCGCATGGTCCCCTTGATGAGCATTCCCGACCTCACGTGAGCATTCCTGACCTCGCGCCGATCAGCGTAGCAACTGGCCCAGGCGCCCCGGCAGTTCAGCTCGACGGTCGTGGTGCAGGGGTCGACTGCGGGCGACGGTGTGCCGGACGGGACGGGCACCGGCCGGAGAACGGCCGGAGAACGGCCGGTCGGGTCCGCCTACAATTTATCGGTGAACGTCACCCTCTCCACCGCGGAAGCCCTGCGCGCGGCGCTGGCCGGACTCCTCGACGGACTGCCGCCCAAGCAGGCCGCCCAGGCCGTCGACCGGCTCATCGCCAATTACCGGGGGACCACCCCGACCGATGCCCCGGTGCTCCGCGACCGCTCGGACGTCGCCGCGTACGCCGCGTACCGGATGCCCGCGACCTTCGAAGCGGTACGGTCCGCCCTCGCCGGGCTGCGCGAGGCCGCTCCGGAGTGGGCACCCGCCACCCACACCGACATCGGCGGCGGCACCGGAGCGGCGAGCTGGGCCGTTGCCGGGGCCTGGGAGGGGCACCGGACGACCGTCCTCGACTGGGCCGAGCCCGCCCTCGTCCTCGGCCGGGAACTGGCCGGGGCCTCCGGTGTCGAGGCCCTGCGCACCGCCGACTGGCGGCGGGCCCGGATCGGTGCGGGCCTGGAGCTCGACCCCACGGACCTGGTGACCGTCAGCTACGTGCTGGGGGAGCTGACGGCGGCCGCCCGCACCGCCCTCGTCGACACGGCCGCGGCCGTCGCACAGGCCGTCGTGATCGTCGAGCCCGGTACCCCCGACGGATACGCCCGCATCATCGAGGCCCGCGACCGGCTGATCGCCGCCGGGCTGACGGTCGCCGCACCGTGCCCGCACAGCGAGGCGTGCCCCATCGAGCCGGGCACCGACTGGTGCCACTTCTCCGCCCGGGTCAGCCGCTCCTCGCTGCACCGGCAGGTGAAGGGCGGATCGCTGCCGTACGAGGACGAGAAGTTCAGCTATGTCGTGGCGACCCGCTTCGCCACCGAGCCGGTACTCGCCCGGGTCACCCGCAGGCCGCAGATCCGCAAGGGACAGGTGCTGCTGGACCTCTGCACCCGCGACGAGGCACTGAAGCGCTCCACGGTCACCAAGCGGCACGGCGAGCTGTACCGGGCCGCCCGGGACACCGCGTGGGGCGACGCCTGGCCGCCCCCCGTCGACGATGCCTAGAAGAGCCTCTCTCTTCCGGATCAGACCTGGCCGCGCAGCTCCTGGGTGCAGCACTTCACGCTGCCGCCGCCCTTGAGCAGCTCGCTCAGGTCCATCGGGACCGGTTCGAAACCGCGCGCCCGCAGCGGGTCGAAGAGGCCTGCGGCGCCCTGGGGCACCAGCACATGGAGGCCGTCACTGACCGCGTTCAGCCCGAGCGCCGCGGCGTCCGCCTCCTCGGCCGTCAACGCGTCGGGGAAGAGCCGCCTCAGCACGGAGCGGCTGCCCGGCGAGAAGGCGCCCGGGTAGTACATGATCTCGTCGCCCGCCTCGTCGAGCACACACAGCGCCGTGTCCAGGTGGTAGTAGCGCGGGTCCACCAGATCGAGCCCGATCACCGGCCGTCCGAAGAACTCCTGTGCCTCGTCGTGCGAGAGCGGACTGGACCGGAAGCCGCGCCCGGCCAGCAGGTACGACGAGGTGACCGCGAAATCGCCCTCGCCCTCGTTGACGTGGGCCGGCTCATGGATCTCGGTGAAGCCGTGGTCCCGGAACCAGTCCCGGTGCGCCTCGGCCTCGGGGTACCGCTCCTGGTAAGCGAACCGGGCACCCAGCACCCGGCCGTCCACGACGGTGGCGCCATTGGCGGCGAAGACCATGTCGGGCAGGTCGGGACGCGGGGTGAGCAGCTCGACGGTGTGGCCGAGCGCCCGGTAGCGGTCGCGCAGGTCCTCCCACTGGGCCTGGGCCAGCTGCAGATCGACCGGCTTGCTCGGGTCCATCCACGGGTTGATGGAGTACGTGACCTGGAAATGGGTCGGGGCGCACATCAGATAGCGGCGCGGGGTCGCTTCACGAAGCGATGAGGGTGTGGCTTCACGAGGCAATGGGGGCTCCTCACGGACAGCAGGGGTGGCCTGCGGACAGTCGGGGCTCGCACGGGTCTGTGCGTGAGCCCATGGTGCGCCGTCCGGGGCGACCGCGCAGTGAACCGATCGGGTGGTTGTACGGGCGGCTCGGTAACGACTACGCAGAGGCGTCGAGGTGCTACGTCCCGTCCCGCTGCACCGACGGACACTTCCTGAGCCACACCTGCCATTTCAGCCCAATTATCGGCATAGTGCCCAGCTCAGTGCGCCGGTCCTGGCACCCCGCTTGAGAACTCTGGCCACCCGAGGCGCAGGATGGTGGGACCATAGGCAGGGGCAACGCTGAGGTAAGGGGATTGATGGGCGCCGATTTCGGCCGTTCTCGCGGCACAGAGAGCAAGTTTTCCCAATGGCTTCGCCGACGACCCAAATCGCAGCACAGCGAGGTCGACGACACCGCCCGGGAGGCGCTGCTCCTGGCTGTCGCCGAAGCCGGAATGCCCATCTCGCCCGCCGCCCACCCGGTCGGCTACCGATGTTCGTGCGAACGCATCGGCTGTCCCACCCCCGCCCGCCACCCCATCTCGTTCGCCTGGCAGACGCAGTCCACCACCGACCGTGCCCAGATCGAGCGCTGGGCCCGCAGTCAGCCGCAGGCCAACTTCATCACCGCGACCGGCATGATCCATGACGTTCTCGACGTGCCGTTGACCGCGGGCAACCAGGCTCTGGAGCGGCTCCTCGCCGCGGACATCGACGTCGGCCCGGTGGCCGTCTCCGGCGACGACCGGATGCTCTTCTTCACCGCCACCCGCGGTACCCCCGAGGACGAGGACGAGTGGTGGCCCTGCGAGCTGGACTGCCATCCCGAGACCATGGACGAGCATCCGGGGATGCGCTGGCACTGCCGCGGAAGCTATGTACTCCTGCCGCCCGCCATGCTCCCCGGTGAGCTGGACGTGCACTGGGTCCGCGGCCCGGAGAACCCGCTGCCGGACCCGCTGACGCTGCTGGAGACGCTCACCGACGCCTGCGCGCAGTACGCCGACACGGCGGACCAGAGCGATCTCGACCACGACTCGGTGGCCTGGCCGCTCAGCCGCTGAAATCCGCTGCGGCGGAAGAACGGGCGAGCCCGGGATTCGGGGCCCACGAGCCCTGCGCCACGAGCAGCGCGAACCCCGCACCCACGGGCGGCTCCCGGCAGAACGGGACGCCGCCCACGGCAGCGCAGGACCCCGCCTAGGAGCCCTTCGCCGCCGTGAGTCCCGGCAGCCGGTTCAGCACGATCACCTTGGCGCGGTTCCCGGCGCCCTTCTTCGGGACGTACACCAGCTGGCTGGAGACCCGCTCCTTGGTGAGGGTGGTCTTCACCTCGCCGGTCAGCAGCGCCTGCACATCCGAGTTGACCGGCGGGCGCAGTCCCTTCGCCGCGGTCTGTTGCTCGAAGTGCTTGCTGCTGAAGAAGACCAGCGCCCCGCCGTCCTCCGTCTCCAGGCCGAGCGGACCGAACGTACCGCCGTCCAGCGGCTGGTCGATGAACTGGAAGGAGAAGCCCGCCCGCCGGCTGTTCCTGCGCTCGACCCGCCAGGCCGAGGTGGCGACCCCGGGGGCGAACACGTCCGGCGTGCCCTTCTGCAGGTACTGCGTGTACGACGTGCTCAAGTCCTTCGGCGCCACGGACAGTTCCGCACTGTCCGCGGTGACCGGCCGGGCCCGCCCGTCGGTGTCCTTCGCGAACGCGGGCAGCTCGGACGGCGTCACGACCGCGAGATACGACGCCTTCCAGACCGCGTCGGGACCGGTCCGGACGAAGGCGATCAGCCAGCTGGTGTCCTGCTTCCCGCTGTCCTGGTCGCGGTTGGAGTCGGTGTTCGCGAGGAACCAGCGCGGCCAGCCGGCCTTCTTCGGGATGAGATACGTGGCGTCGGTCAGCTCCAGCGGCCGGTGGTTCGCGTTGCCGTCCGGGTTGTTCTTCTGCCGCGCTCGCAGACCGGCCTGGTTGATCGCACCGAGCGCCCCGGTGACCCGGTCCGCGTCCAACGCAGGGTCGTAGGCCTTGTCCGCCGCGTTGTACGCGGTGGTGAAGTCCGTAAGGGCCTTCGCGGCCTCAGACTTCGTCGCCGCCGGTACGACTTCCAGCTCGCCGTGCACCGTCACGCAGCCGCTCGCCGTCATGCTCAGCACCATCGCTGTCGCGAGCCCCGTCGCCAGCCGAATCGGCCTCAGGCTTCTCATCCGTTGCTTTCTGCGCCTTCTGATCCGTCGCCCCCACTGACCGTCCGAACCCTACCGGGGCGAGGAACAGCGCGAGAGTGGGGATCAGATACAGCGCCCACACCGTGACCTGAAGAACGGTCGGATCGGGCTGGAAGTTGAAGGTGCCCTTCAGCAGCGTTCCGTACCAGCTGTCCGGCGGGATCGTGGCGCTGATGTCGAACGCCCGGTTCTGCAGACCGCCGAGGAACTCGGCCTCCTGCAGATCGTGGACGCCGTATGCGAGCACGCCCGCCGCGACGACCACCAGCATGCCGCCGGTCCAGGTGAAGAACTTCGCCAGGTTGATCCTCAGCGCACCGCGGTAGAACAGCCAGCCCAGCACCACGGCCGTGGCGATCCCGAGCAGCGCGCCGATCATCGGATGCCAGCCGTCGTCCGCGGCATGCACCGCACGCCAGACGAACAACGAGGTCTCGAGCCCCTCCCGGCCGACGGCGAGCAGTGCCGTGGCGACCAGCGCGCCGGTGCCCATC is drawn from Streptomyces sp. NBC_01717 and contains these coding sequences:
- a CDS encoding Gfo/Idh/MocA family protein, which translates into the protein MSRTVRWGVLATGGIAATFTADLQAVPGTEVVAVASRTDTSAKAFAERFGIPKAYGSWAELAADDEVDVVYVATPHSAHREATALCLKAGKHVLCEKAFTLNSREAEELVALARDRGLFLMEAMWTYCNPVIRRLTALIADGAIGDIRTVQADFGLAGPFDPDHRLRDRALGGGALLDLGVYPVSFAQLLLGEPDRIQADALLSPEGVDLNTGMLLGWESGATALLSCSLVADTPQTASITGTRGRIDFPRGFFYPERFVLHRPGHDPEEFTAGSSGEGLSGMQFEQAEVVRALRAGETESPLVPLDGSLAVMRTLDAVRDRIGVRYPVDGIG
- a CDS encoding multidrug effflux MFS transporter, translating into MPESGVSRAQHTHIPTDRTGIPAATGPTATAAARRTGLLVTLVLGGLTALPPLSMDMYLPALPAVTDALHAPAATVQLTLTACLGGMALGQVVVGPMSDRWGRRRPLLLGMVVYVLATALCVFAPTTELLIGFRLLQGLAGAAGIVIARAVVRDMYDGVEMARFFSTLMLISGVAPVVAPLIGGQVLRFTDWRGIFAVLTVVGVLLTLVVWKWLHETLPPEERHTGGVGDALRTMRGLLGDRTFTGYMVAGSLAFAALFAYVSASPFVVQEIYGASPQTFSLLFGINSIGLITVGQINGKVLVGRISLDKALGFGLGVIVLAATALLLMTSGAFGDVGLVPVAAGLFVLMSAMGLAMPNTNALALMRTKHAAGSASALLGTSSFLIGAIASPLVGIAGDATAVPMAVVQLVCAVGAMACFLGLCRPWQRGGAWA
- a CDS encoding small ribosomal subunit Rsm22 family protein, which gives rise to MNVTLSTAEALRAALAGLLDGLPPKQAAQAVDRLIANYRGTTPTDAPVLRDRSDVAAYAAYRMPATFEAVRSALAGLREAAPEWAPATHTDIGGGTGAASWAVAGAWEGHRTTVLDWAEPALVLGRELAGASGVEALRTADWRRARIGAGLELDPTDLVTVSYVLGELTAAARTALVDTAAAVAQAVVIVEPGTPDGYARIIEARDRLIAAGLTVAAPCPHSEACPIEPGTDWCHFSARVSRSSLHRQVKGGSLPYEDEKFSYVVATRFATEPVLARVTRRPQIRKGQVLLDLCTRDEALKRSTVTKRHGELYRAARDTAWGDAWPPPVDDA
- the ddaH gene encoding dimethylargininase; translation: MPREATPSSLREATPRRYLMCAPTHFQVTYSINPWMDPSKPVDLQLAQAQWEDLRDRYRALGHTVELLTPRPDLPDMVFAANGATVVDGRVLGARFAYQERYPEAEAHRDWFRDHGFTEIHEPAHVNEGEGDFAVTSSYLLAGRGFRSSPLSHDEAQEFFGRPVIGLDLVDPRYYHLDTALCVLDEAGDEIMYYPGAFSPGSRSVLRRLFPDALTAEEADAAALGLNAVSDGLHVLVPQGAAGLFDPLRARGFEPVPMDLSELLKGGGSVKCCTQELRGQV
- a CDS encoding bifunctional DNA primase/polymerase, with the protein product MGADFGRSRGTESKFSQWLRRRPKSQHSEVDDTAREALLLAVAEAGMPISPAAHPVGYRCSCERIGCPTPARHPISFAWQTQSTTDRAQIERWARSQPQANFITATGMIHDVLDVPLTAGNQALERLLAADIDVGPVAVSGDDRMLFFTATRGTPEDEDEWWPCELDCHPETMDEHPGMRWHCRGSYVLLPPAMLPGELDVHWVRGPENPLPDPLTLLETLTDACAQYADTADQSDLDHDSVAWPLSR
- the efeU gene encoding iron uptake transporter permease EfeU — translated: MFSNFLIGLREGLEASLVVCILVAYLVKTGNRSKLLPIWLGVSIAVVVSLAFGAGLEFGSQEMTFKAQEALGGSLSIVSVGLVTWMVFWMRRTARHLKAELHGKLDAALAMGTGALVATALLAVGREGLETSLFVWRAVHAADDGWHPMIGALLGIATAVVLGWLFYRGALRINLAKFFTWTGGMLVVVAAGVLAYGVHDLQEAEFLGGLQNRAFDISATIPPDSWYGTLLKGTFNFQPDPTVLQVTVWALYLIPTLALFLAPVGFGRSVGATDQKAQKATDEKPEADSAGDGARDSDGAEHDGERLRDGARRAGSRTGGDEV